The following coding sequences lie in one Oryctolagus cuniculus chromosome 7, mOryCun1.1, whole genome shotgun sequence genomic window:
- the AURKAIP1 gene encoding small ribosomal subunit protein mS38 → MFLVRLTSQLARAVPWAGRGRPWPVSGVLGSHACRPRYGTQPAGPRSAASAPGRGARLELEEMLVPRRLAISPLESWLAARCLLPRPDAGAPGAEAPAQQPGEGPAQGDAGARGAAPVCCKNVLKIRRRKMNRHKHRKLVRRTRFLRRSVREGRLKRKQVRFERDLQRIWLKAGLKEAPEGWQTPRIYGKSK, encoded by the exons ATGTTCCTGGTGCGCCTGACCTCTCAGCTGGCTAGGGCCGTCCCCTGGGCAG GCCGCGGCCGGCCCTGGCCCGTCTCGGGGGTGCTGGGCAGCCATGCGTGCAGGCCCCGGTACGGCACGCAGCCCGCAGGCCCGAGGAGCGCCGCCTCCGCCCCTGGCCGGGGCGCCCGGCTGGAGCTGGAGGAGATGCTGGTCCCCCGGAGGCTGGCCATCAGCCCGCTGGAGAGCTGGCTCGCTGCCCGCTGCCTGCTGCCCAGACCGGACGCTGGCGCCCCTGGGGCGGAGGCGCCCGCGCAGCAGCCCGGCGAGGGGCCGGCGCAGGGGGACGCGGGGGCCCGCGGCGCGGCCCCGGTTTGCTGCAAGAACGTGCTCAAGATCCGCCGGCGCAAGATGAACCGCCACAAACACCGCAAGCTGGTGCGGCGCACGCGCTTCCTGCGGCGCAGCGTGCGCGAGGGCCGCCTGAAGCGCAAGCAG GTGAGGTTCGAGCGAGACCTGCAGCGCATCTGGCTGAAGGCGGGGCTGAAGGAAGCCCCCGAGGGCTGGCAGACCCCCAGGATCTACGGGAAGAGCAAGTGA
- the MXRA8 gene encoding matrix remodeling-associated protein 8: MAAGPGLRDVTAVLRGGGGRLFFWSGGVEETKRPGGRVGAMEPLSQALLWKLLLLQSSTALLSSGPAAPGQADSSVVSESAVSWAAGARAVLRCQSQRMVWTQDRLPDRQRVVHWDLSGGAGPARRLVDMYSAGEQRVYEPRDRGRLLLSPSAFHDGNFSLLLRDVEDSDAGLYTCNLHHHYCHLYESHAVRLEVVDPPHTPRAYWDGEKEVLAVARGAAALLTCENRAHVWTERHVEEAQQVAHWDRQPPGVPHDRADRLLDLYASGERRAYGPPSLRDRVAVAADAFARGDFSLRIDPLEPADEGTYSCHLHHHYCGLHERRVFHLRVHEPPAEPPPRGSPGNGSGHSASPGPDPTLARGRSVINVIVPESRAQFFQQLGYVLATLLLFILLLVTVVLAAQRRRAGYEGSDKLPATSKRKQVTMSELAVAAGGRTLHGSEDIQLDYKNNILKERAELARGPQPAKNVDLDKEFRKESCK, translated from the exons ATGGCTGCCGGCCCAGGGCTCCGTGATGTCACAGCGGTGCTCCGAGGGGGAGGGGGTCGGCTGTTTTTCTGGAGTGGAGGAGTGGAAGAGACAAAGCGGCCCGGGGGCCGGGTGGGCGCCATGGAGCCGCTgtcccaggccctgctctggAAACTCCTGCTTCTGCAGA gTTCCACCGCCCTGCTGTCCTCAG GGCCCGCAGCGCCCGGGCAAGCGGACAGCTCGGTGGTGTCCGAGTCGGCGGTGAGCTGGGCCGCGGGTGCCCGCGCGGTGCTGCGTTGCCAGAGCCAGCGCATGGTGTGGACCCAGGACCGGCTGCCCGACCGCCAGCGCGTGGTCCACTGGGACCTCAGCGGCGGCGCGGGGCCCGCGCGCCGGCTCGTGGACATGTACTCGGCGGGCGAGCAGCGCGTGTACGAGCCCCGCGACCGCGGCCGCCTGCTGCTGTCGCCCTCCGCCTTCCACGACGGCAACTTCTCGCTGCTCCTCCGCG ACGTGGAGGACTCGGACGCGGGGCTGTACACCTGCAACCTGCACCACCATTACTGCCACCTGTACGAGAGCCACGCCGTGCGCCTCGAGGTGGTCGACCCGC CCCACACCCCGCGAGCCTACTGGGATGGCGAGAAGGAGGTGCTGGCGGTGGCGCGCGGCGCGGCCGCGCTGCTGACCTGCGAGAACCGTGCGCACGTGTGGACCGAGCGGCACGTGGAGGAGGCGCAGCAGGTGGCGCACTGGGACCGGCAGCCGCCCGGGGTGCCGCACGACCGCGCCGACCGCCTGCTGGACCTGTACGCGTCCGGCGAGCGCCGGGCCTACGGGCCGCCGTCCCTGCGCGACCGCGTGGCCGTGGCGGCCGACGCCTTCGCGCGCGGCGACTTCTCGCTGCGCATCGACCCGCTGGAGCCGGCCGACGAGGGCACGTACTCctgccacctccaccatcacTACTGTGGCCTGCACGAGCGCCGCGTCTTCCACCTGCGCGTGCACGAGCCCCCCGCCGAGCCGCCCCCGCGGGGGTCGCCGGGCAACGGCTCGGGCCACAGCGCCTCCCCCGGCCCAG ACCCCACGCTGGCGCGCGGCCGCAGCGTCATCAACGTCATCGTCCCCGAGAGCCGCGCGCAGTTCTTCCAGCAGCTGGGCTACGTGCTGGCCACGCTGCTGCTGTTCATCCTGCTGCTGGTCACTGTGGTCCTGGCCGCGCAGCGCCGCCGGGCAG GCTACGAGGGCTCGGACAAGCTGCCAGCAACGTCAAAGCG gAAGCAGGTGACCATGTCGGAGTTAGCCGTCGCCGCAGGAGGCCGGACGCTGCACGGGAGCGAAGACATCCAGCTAG aTTACAAAAACAACATACTAAAGGAGAGGGCTGAGCTGGCCCGCGGCCCCCAGCCTGCCAAGAACGTGGACCTGGACAAAG AGTTCAGGAAGGAGAGCTGCAAGTAG
- the DVL1 gene encoding segment polarity protein dishevelled homolog DVL-1 isoform X3 — MAETKIIYHMDEEETPYLVKLPVAPERVTLADFKNVLSNRPVHAYKFFFKSMDQDFGVVKEEISDDNARLPCFNGRVVSWLVLAEGAHSDAGSQGADSHTDLPPPLERTGGIGDSRPPSFHPNVASSRDGMDSETGTESMVSHRRERARRRNREEVSRTNGHPRGDRRRELGLPADSASTVLSSELESSSFVDSDEDGSTSRLSSSTEQSTSSRLIRKHKRRRRKQRLRQTDRASSFSSITDSTMSLNIVTVTLNMERHHFLGISIVGQSNDRGDGGIYIGSIMKGGAVAADGRIEPGDMLLQVNDVNFENMSNDDAVRVLREIVSQTGPISLTVAKCWDPTPRSYFTIPRELQEAPLTVKSDMGAIVRVMQLPDSGLEIRDRMWLKITIANAVIGADVVDWLYAHVDGFRERREARKYASSMLRRGFLRHTVNKVTFSEQCYYVFGDLCSNLAALNLNSSPGGGASDQDTLAPLPHPAAPWPLGQGYPYQYPGPPPCFPPAYQDPGFSYGSGSAGSQQSEGSKSSGGSTQSSRRAPGREKERRAAGAGGSGSESDHTAPSGVGSSSWRERPGSQASAAAPGLPPPHPLTKACAVAGGPPGGPPVRELAAVPPELTGSRQSFQKAMGNPCEFFVDIM; from the exons atGGCGGAGACCAAGATCATCTACCACATGGACGAGGAGGAGACGCCGTACCTGGTCAAGCTGCCCGTGGCGCCCGAGCGCGTCACGCTGGCCGACTTCAAGAACGTGCTGAGCAACCGGCCCGTGCACGCCTACAAATTCTTCTTCAAGTCCATGGACCAGGACTTCGG GGTGGTCAAGGAGGAGATTTCGGACGACAACGCCAGGCTGCCCTGCTTCAACGGCCGTGTGGTTTCTTGG CTGGTCCTGGCCGAGGGTGCCCACTCGGATGCTGGGTCCCAGGGCGCTGACAGCCACACGGACCTGCCCCCGCCTCTGGAACGGACAGGCGGCATTGGGGACTCCCGGCCCCCCTCCTTCCA CCCAAATGTGGCCAGCAGCCGTGATGGGATGGACAGTGAGACCGGCACAGAATCCATGGTCAGCCACCGGCGGGAGCGAGCCCGACGCCGGAACCGTGAGGAAG tctcCCGGACTAACGGGCACCCCCGAGGAGACCGGCGCCGCGAGCTGGGGCTGCCCGCGGACAGCGCGTCCACCGTGCTGAGCAGCGAGCTGGAGTCCAGCAGCTTCGTGGACTCGGACGAGGACGGCAGCACGAGCCG GCTGAGCAGCTCCACGGAGCAGAGCACCTCGTCCCGGCTCATCCGGAAGCACAAGCGGCGGCGGCGGAAGCAGCGCCTGCGGCAGACGGACCGG GCCTCCTCCTTCAGCAGCATCACGGACTCCACCATGTCGCTCAACATCGTCACCGTCACGCTCAACATGG AGCGCCACCACTTCCTGGGCATCAGCATCGTGGGCCAGAGCAACGACCGCGGGGACGGCGGCATCTACATCGGCTCCATCATGAAGGGGGGCGCCGTGGCTGCCGACGGCCGCATCGAGCCGGGAGACatgctgctgcag GTGAATGATGTGAACTTCGAGAACATGAGTAACGACGACGCGGTCCGGGTGCTGCGAGAAATCGTGTCCCAGACGGG GCCCATCAGCCTCACGGtggccaagtgctgggacccGACCCCCCGGAGCTACTTCACCATCCCCAGGG AGCTGCAGGAGGCGCCCCTGACGGTGAAGAGCGACATGGGCGCCATCGTCCGCGTCATGCAGCTGCCGGACTCAGGCCTGGAGATCCGGGACCGCATGTGGCTCAAGATCACCATAGCCAACGCCGTCATCG GGGCTGACGTGGTGGACTGGCTGTACGCGCACGTGGACGGCTTCAGGGAGCGCCGCGAGGCCCGCAAGTACGCCAGCAGCATGCTGCGGCGCGGCTTCCTGCGGCACACGGTGAACAAGGTCACCTTCTCGGAGCAGTGCTACTACGTCTTCGGGGACCTGTGCAGCA ACCTCGCCGCCCTGAACCTCAACAGCAGCCCCGGCGGCGGTGCCTCGGACCAGGACACGCTGGCCCCGCTGCCCCACCCGGCTGCCCCCTGGCCCCTGGGGCAGGGCTACCCCTACCAGTACCCGGGCCCCCCGCCCTGCTTCCCACCCGCCTACCAGGACCCCGGCTTCAGCTACGGCAGCGGCAGCGCCGGCAGTCAGCAGAGTGAAG GGAGCAAGAGCAGTGGGGGGTCCACCCAGAGCAGCCGTCGGGCCCCAGGCCGGGAGAAGGAGCGTCGGGCGGCCGGAGCCGGTGGCAGCGGGAGCGAGTCGGACCACACGGCACCGAGTGGggtgggcagcagcagctggcGAGAGCGCCCGGGCAGCCAGGCCTCTGCGGCCGCCCCGGGGCTACCCCCACCGCACCCCCTGACAAAGGCCTGTGCGGTGGCCGGGGGGCCGCCCGGGGGGCCCCCTGTGCGGGAGCTGGCTGCCGTGCCCCCGGAGCTGACGGGCAGCCGCCAGTCCTTCCAAAAGGCCATGGGGAACCCCTGCGAGTTCTTTGTGGACATCATGTGA
- the DVL1 gene encoding segment polarity protein dishevelled homolog DVL-1 isoform X1, with amino-acid sequence MAETKIIYHMDEEETPYLVKLPVAPERVTLADFKNVLSNRPVHAYKFFFKSMDQDFGVVKEEISDDNARLPCFNGRVVSWLVLAEGAHSDAGSQGADSHTDLPPPLERTGGIGDSRPPSFHPNVASSRDGMDSETGTESMVSHRRERARRRNREEVSRTNGHPRGDRRRELGLPADSASTVLSSELESSSFVDSDEDGSTSRLSSSTEQSTSSRLIRKHKRRRRKQRLRQTDRASSFSSITDSTMSLNIVTVTLNMERHHFLGISIVGQSNDRGDGGIYIGSIMKGGAVAADGRIEPGDMLLQVNDVNFENMSNDDAVRVLREIVSQTGPISLTVAKCWDPTPRSYFTIPRADPVRPIDPAAWLSHTAALTGALPRYGTSPCSSAVTRTSCSSLTSSVPGAPQLQEAPLTVKSDMGAIVRVMQLPDSGLEIRDRMWLKITIANAVIGADVVDWLYAHVDGFRERREARKYASSMLRRGFLRHTVNKVTFSEQCYYVFGDLCSNLAALNLNSSPGGGASDQDTLAPLPHPAAPWPLGQGYPYQYPGPPPCFPPAYQDPGFSYGSGSAGSQQSEGSKSSGGSTQSSRRAPGREKERRAAGAGGSGSESDHTAPSGVGSSSWRERPGSQASAAAPGLPPPHPLTKACAVAGGPPGGPPVRELAAVPPELTGSRQSFQKAMGNPCEFFVDIM; translated from the exons atGGCGGAGACCAAGATCATCTACCACATGGACGAGGAGGAGACGCCGTACCTGGTCAAGCTGCCCGTGGCGCCCGAGCGCGTCACGCTGGCCGACTTCAAGAACGTGCTGAGCAACCGGCCCGTGCACGCCTACAAATTCTTCTTCAAGTCCATGGACCAGGACTTCGG GGTGGTCAAGGAGGAGATTTCGGACGACAACGCCAGGCTGCCCTGCTTCAACGGCCGTGTGGTTTCTTGG CTGGTCCTGGCCGAGGGTGCCCACTCGGATGCTGGGTCCCAGGGCGCTGACAGCCACACGGACCTGCCCCCGCCTCTGGAACGGACAGGCGGCATTGGGGACTCCCGGCCCCCCTCCTTCCA CCCAAATGTGGCCAGCAGCCGTGATGGGATGGACAGTGAGACCGGCACAGAATCCATGGTCAGCCACCGGCGGGAGCGAGCCCGACGCCGGAACCGTGAGGAAG tctcCCGGACTAACGGGCACCCCCGAGGAGACCGGCGCCGCGAGCTGGGGCTGCCCGCGGACAGCGCGTCCACCGTGCTGAGCAGCGAGCTGGAGTCCAGCAGCTTCGTGGACTCGGACGAGGACGGCAGCACGAGCCG GCTGAGCAGCTCCACGGAGCAGAGCACCTCGTCCCGGCTCATCCGGAAGCACAAGCGGCGGCGGCGGAAGCAGCGCCTGCGGCAGACGGACCGG GCCTCCTCCTTCAGCAGCATCACGGACTCCACCATGTCGCTCAACATCGTCACCGTCACGCTCAACATGG AGCGCCACCACTTCCTGGGCATCAGCATCGTGGGCCAGAGCAACGACCGCGGGGACGGCGGCATCTACATCGGCTCCATCATGAAGGGGGGCGCCGTGGCTGCCGACGGCCGCATCGAGCCGGGAGACatgctgctgcag GTGAATGATGTGAACTTCGAGAACATGAGTAACGACGACGCGGTCCGGGTGCTGCGAGAAATCGTGTCCCAGACGGG GCCCATCAGCCTCACGGtggccaagtgctgggacccGACCCCCCGGAGCTACTTCACCATCCCCAGGG CTGACCCCGTGCGGCCCATCGACCCGGCTGCCTGGCTGTCCCACACGGCGGCGCTGACCGGAGCCCTGCCCCGCTACGGTACGAGCCCCTGCTCCAGCGCCGTCACGCGCACCAGCTGCTCCTCACTAACCAGCTCGGTGCCTGGCGCTCCAC AGCTGCAGGAGGCGCCCCTGACGGTGAAGAGCGACATGGGCGCCATCGTCCGCGTCATGCAGCTGCCGGACTCAGGCCTGGAGATCCGGGACCGCATGTGGCTCAAGATCACCATAGCCAACGCCGTCATCG GGGCTGACGTGGTGGACTGGCTGTACGCGCACGTGGACGGCTTCAGGGAGCGCCGCGAGGCCCGCAAGTACGCCAGCAGCATGCTGCGGCGCGGCTTCCTGCGGCACACGGTGAACAAGGTCACCTTCTCGGAGCAGTGCTACTACGTCTTCGGGGACCTGTGCAGCA ACCTCGCCGCCCTGAACCTCAACAGCAGCCCCGGCGGCGGTGCCTCGGACCAGGACACGCTGGCCCCGCTGCCCCACCCGGCTGCCCCCTGGCCCCTGGGGCAGGGCTACCCCTACCAGTACCCGGGCCCCCCGCCCTGCTTCCCACCCGCCTACCAGGACCCCGGCTTCAGCTACGGCAGCGGCAGCGCCGGCAGTCAGCAGAGTGAAG GGAGCAAGAGCAGTGGGGGGTCCACCCAGAGCAGCCGTCGGGCCCCAGGCCGGGAGAAGGAGCGTCGGGCGGCCGGAGCCGGTGGCAGCGGGAGCGAGTCGGACCACACGGCACCGAGTGGggtgggcagcagcagctggcGAGAGCGCCCGGGCAGCCAGGCCTCTGCGGCCGCCCCGGGGCTACCCCCACCGCACCCCCTGACAAAGGCCTGTGCGGTGGCCGGGGGGCCGCCCGGGGGGCCCCCTGTGCGGGAGCTGGCTGCCGTGCCCCCGGAGCTGACGGGCAGCCGCCAGTCCTTCCAAAAGGCCATGGGGAACCCCTGCGAGTTCTTTGTGGACATCATGTGA
- the DVL1 gene encoding segment polarity protein dishevelled homolog DVL-1 isoform X4: MAETKIIYHMDEEETPYLVKLPVAPERVTLADFKNVLSNRPVHAYKFFFKSMDQDFGVVKEEISDDNARLPCFNGRVVSWLVLAEGAHSDAGSQGADSHTDLPPPLERTGGIGDSRPPSFHPNVASSRDGMDSETGTESMVSHRRERARRRNREEVSRTNGHPRGDRRRELGLPADSASTVLSSELESSSFVDSDEDGSTSRLSSSTEQSTSSRLIRKHKRRRRKQRLRQTDRASSFSSITDSTMSLNIVTVTLNMERHHFLGISIVGQSNDRGDGGIYIGSIMKGGAVAADGRIEPGDMLLQVNDVNFENMSNDDAVRVLREIVSQTGPISLTVAKCWDPTPRSYFTIPRADPVRPIDPAAWLSHTAALTGALPRYGTSPCSSAVTRTSCSSLTSSVPGAPQLQEAPLTVKSDMGAIVRVMQLPDSGLEIRDRMWLKITIANAVIGADVVDWLYAHVDGFRERREARKYASSMLRRGFLRHTVNKVTFSEQCYYVFGDLCSNLAALNLNSSPGGGASDQDTLAPLPHPAAPWPLGQGYPYQYPGPPPCFPPAYQDPGFSYGSGSAGSQQSEALG; the protein is encoded by the exons atGGCGGAGACCAAGATCATCTACCACATGGACGAGGAGGAGACGCCGTACCTGGTCAAGCTGCCCGTGGCGCCCGAGCGCGTCACGCTGGCCGACTTCAAGAACGTGCTGAGCAACCGGCCCGTGCACGCCTACAAATTCTTCTTCAAGTCCATGGACCAGGACTTCGG GGTGGTCAAGGAGGAGATTTCGGACGACAACGCCAGGCTGCCCTGCTTCAACGGCCGTGTGGTTTCTTGG CTGGTCCTGGCCGAGGGTGCCCACTCGGATGCTGGGTCCCAGGGCGCTGACAGCCACACGGACCTGCCCCCGCCTCTGGAACGGACAGGCGGCATTGGGGACTCCCGGCCCCCCTCCTTCCA CCCAAATGTGGCCAGCAGCCGTGATGGGATGGACAGTGAGACCGGCACAGAATCCATGGTCAGCCACCGGCGGGAGCGAGCCCGACGCCGGAACCGTGAGGAAG tctcCCGGACTAACGGGCACCCCCGAGGAGACCGGCGCCGCGAGCTGGGGCTGCCCGCGGACAGCGCGTCCACCGTGCTGAGCAGCGAGCTGGAGTCCAGCAGCTTCGTGGACTCGGACGAGGACGGCAGCACGAGCCG GCTGAGCAGCTCCACGGAGCAGAGCACCTCGTCCCGGCTCATCCGGAAGCACAAGCGGCGGCGGCGGAAGCAGCGCCTGCGGCAGACGGACCGG GCCTCCTCCTTCAGCAGCATCACGGACTCCACCATGTCGCTCAACATCGTCACCGTCACGCTCAACATGG AGCGCCACCACTTCCTGGGCATCAGCATCGTGGGCCAGAGCAACGACCGCGGGGACGGCGGCATCTACATCGGCTCCATCATGAAGGGGGGCGCCGTGGCTGCCGACGGCCGCATCGAGCCGGGAGACatgctgctgcag GTGAATGATGTGAACTTCGAGAACATGAGTAACGACGACGCGGTCCGGGTGCTGCGAGAAATCGTGTCCCAGACGGG GCCCATCAGCCTCACGGtggccaagtgctgggacccGACCCCCCGGAGCTACTTCACCATCCCCAGGG CTGACCCCGTGCGGCCCATCGACCCGGCTGCCTGGCTGTCCCACACGGCGGCGCTGACCGGAGCCCTGCCCCGCTACGGTACGAGCCCCTGCTCCAGCGCCGTCACGCGCACCAGCTGCTCCTCACTAACCAGCTCGGTGCCTGGCGCTCCAC AGCTGCAGGAGGCGCCCCTGACGGTGAAGAGCGACATGGGCGCCATCGTCCGCGTCATGCAGCTGCCGGACTCAGGCCTGGAGATCCGGGACCGCATGTGGCTCAAGATCACCATAGCCAACGCCGTCATCG GGGCTGACGTGGTGGACTGGCTGTACGCGCACGTGGACGGCTTCAGGGAGCGCCGCGAGGCCCGCAAGTACGCCAGCAGCATGCTGCGGCGCGGCTTCCTGCGGCACACGGTGAACAAGGTCACCTTCTCGGAGCAGTGCTACTACGTCTTCGGGGACCTGTGCAGCA ACCTCGCCGCCCTGAACCTCAACAGCAGCCCCGGCGGCGGTGCCTCGGACCAGGACACGCTGGCCCCGCTGCCCCACCCGGCTGCCCCCTGGCCCCTGGGGCAGGGCTACCCCTACCAGTACCCGGGCCCCCCGCCCTGCTTCCCACCCGCCTACCAGGACCCCGGCTTCAGCTACGGCAGCGGCAGCGCCGGCAGTCAGCAGAGTGAAG CCTTAGGCTGA
- the DVL1 gene encoding segment polarity protein dishevelled homolog DVL-1 isoform X2, producing MAETKIIYHMDEEETPYLVKLPVAPERVTLADFKNVLSNRPVHAYKFFFKSMDQDFGVVKEEISDDNARLPCFNGRVVSWLVLAEGAHSDAGSQGADSHTDLPPPLERTGGIGDSRPPSFHPNVASSRDGMDSETGTESMVSHRRERARRRNREEVSRTNGHPRGDRRRELGLPADSASTVLSSELESSSFVDSDEDGSTSRLSSSTEQSTSSRLIRKHKRRRRKQRLRQTDRASSFSSITDSTMSLNIVTVTLNMERHHFLGISIVGQSNDRGDGGIYIGSIMKGGAVAADGRIEPGDMLLQVNDVNFENMSNDDAVRVLREIVSQTGPISLTVAKCWDPTPRSYFTIPRADPVRPIDPAAWLSHTAALTGALPRYELQEAPLTVKSDMGAIVRVMQLPDSGLEIRDRMWLKITIANAVIGADVVDWLYAHVDGFRERREARKYASSMLRRGFLRHTVNKVTFSEQCYYVFGDLCSNLAALNLNSSPGGGASDQDTLAPLPHPAAPWPLGQGYPYQYPGPPPCFPPAYQDPGFSYGSGSAGSQQSEGSKSSGGSTQSSRRAPGREKERRAAGAGGSGSESDHTAPSGVGSSSWRERPGSQASAAAPGLPPPHPLTKACAVAGGPPGGPPVRELAAVPPELTGSRQSFQKAMGNPCEFFVDIM from the exons atGGCGGAGACCAAGATCATCTACCACATGGACGAGGAGGAGACGCCGTACCTGGTCAAGCTGCCCGTGGCGCCCGAGCGCGTCACGCTGGCCGACTTCAAGAACGTGCTGAGCAACCGGCCCGTGCACGCCTACAAATTCTTCTTCAAGTCCATGGACCAGGACTTCGG GGTGGTCAAGGAGGAGATTTCGGACGACAACGCCAGGCTGCCCTGCTTCAACGGCCGTGTGGTTTCTTGG CTGGTCCTGGCCGAGGGTGCCCACTCGGATGCTGGGTCCCAGGGCGCTGACAGCCACACGGACCTGCCCCCGCCTCTGGAACGGACAGGCGGCATTGGGGACTCCCGGCCCCCCTCCTTCCA CCCAAATGTGGCCAGCAGCCGTGATGGGATGGACAGTGAGACCGGCACAGAATCCATGGTCAGCCACCGGCGGGAGCGAGCCCGACGCCGGAACCGTGAGGAAG tctcCCGGACTAACGGGCACCCCCGAGGAGACCGGCGCCGCGAGCTGGGGCTGCCCGCGGACAGCGCGTCCACCGTGCTGAGCAGCGAGCTGGAGTCCAGCAGCTTCGTGGACTCGGACGAGGACGGCAGCACGAGCCG GCTGAGCAGCTCCACGGAGCAGAGCACCTCGTCCCGGCTCATCCGGAAGCACAAGCGGCGGCGGCGGAAGCAGCGCCTGCGGCAGACGGACCGG GCCTCCTCCTTCAGCAGCATCACGGACTCCACCATGTCGCTCAACATCGTCACCGTCACGCTCAACATGG AGCGCCACCACTTCCTGGGCATCAGCATCGTGGGCCAGAGCAACGACCGCGGGGACGGCGGCATCTACATCGGCTCCATCATGAAGGGGGGCGCCGTGGCTGCCGACGGCCGCATCGAGCCGGGAGACatgctgctgcag GTGAATGATGTGAACTTCGAGAACATGAGTAACGACGACGCGGTCCGGGTGCTGCGAGAAATCGTGTCCCAGACGGG GCCCATCAGCCTCACGGtggccaagtgctgggacccGACCCCCCGGAGCTACTTCACCATCCCCAGGG CTGACCCCGTGCGGCCCATCGACCCGGCTGCCTGGCTGTCCCACACGGCGGCGCTGACCGGAGCCCTGCCCCGCTACG AGCTGCAGGAGGCGCCCCTGACGGTGAAGAGCGACATGGGCGCCATCGTCCGCGTCATGCAGCTGCCGGACTCAGGCCTGGAGATCCGGGACCGCATGTGGCTCAAGATCACCATAGCCAACGCCGTCATCG GGGCTGACGTGGTGGACTGGCTGTACGCGCACGTGGACGGCTTCAGGGAGCGCCGCGAGGCCCGCAAGTACGCCAGCAGCATGCTGCGGCGCGGCTTCCTGCGGCACACGGTGAACAAGGTCACCTTCTCGGAGCAGTGCTACTACGTCTTCGGGGACCTGTGCAGCA ACCTCGCCGCCCTGAACCTCAACAGCAGCCCCGGCGGCGGTGCCTCGGACCAGGACACGCTGGCCCCGCTGCCCCACCCGGCTGCCCCCTGGCCCCTGGGGCAGGGCTACCCCTACCAGTACCCGGGCCCCCCGCCCTGCTTCCCACCCGCCTACCAGGACCCCGGCTTCAGCTACGGCAGCGGCAGCGCCGGCAGTCAGCAGAGTGAAG GGAGCAAGAGCAGTGGGGGGTCCACCCAGAGCAGCCGTCGGGCCCCAGGCCGGGAGAAGGAGCGTCGGGCGGCCGGAGCCGGTGGCAGCGGGAGCGAGTCGGACCACACGGCACCGAGTGGggtgggcagcagcagctggcGAGAGCGCCCGGGCAGCCAGGCCTCTGCGGCCGCCCCGGGGCTACCCCCACCGCACCCCCTGACAAAGGCCTGTGCGGTGGCCGGGGGGCCGCCCGGGGGGCCCCCTGTGCGGGAGCTGGCTGCCGTGCCCCCGGAGCTGACGGGCAGCCGCCAGTCCTTCCAAAAGGCCATGGGGAACCCCTGCGAGTTCTTTGTGGACATCATGTGA